A section of the Mesobacillus jeotgali genome encodes:
- a CDS encoding 2-isopropylmalate synthase: MRKIKIFDTTLRDGEQSAGVNLNFSEKLEIARQLERLNVDIIEAGFPAASKGDFASVAEISRQIKGCSVTGLARSVLTDIDTAWEALRHGAEPRLHLFIATSPIHRVHKLKQTKEEVIETAVRTVKYAASKFPVIQWSAEDACRTELDFLAEIVEEVIRAGARVINIPDTVGYISPQEYGQIFSYLQEHVPSISKVDLSAHCHDDLGMSIANSLAAVSAGAAQVEGTINGIGERAGNAALEEFAVALHIRKDFYNAETRMNLKEISRTSSLVSKLTGMAVPANKAVVGRNAFAHESGIHQDGVLKEKTTYEIISPELVGLQNNSMVLGKHSGRHAFRNRLNEIGLSVPEQDINHLFSIFKELADRKKEMTDEDLAAIILEEKLAKEQQYYSLDSIQVQYGTNQVPTATVTLFGCQNELIQEASTGSGSIEALYNTLEKCMEETASLLDYRIQSVGAGRDALAQVYVKLDFGGTETSGRGLAQDVLEASAKAYLNAVNRVLFIEETKKVAVNG; the protein is encoded by the coding sequence AATTGGAGATAGCCAGGCAGCTCGAGCGCCTGAATGTAGATATTATCGAAGCAGGATTCCCGGCTGCCTCAAAAGGGGATTTTGCCTCGGTTGCTGAAATTTCCCGCCAGATAAAGGGGTGTTCGGTGACAGGACTCGCGCGCTCGGTTTTGACCGATATTGACACCGCCTGGGAAGCATTAAGACATGGGGCAGAACCAAGGCTTCATCTGTTTATCGCAACTTCGCCTATTCATAGGGTACACAAGCTGAAACAGACAAAGGAAGAAGTGATTGAAACAGCGGTAAGAACCGTGAAATATGCGGCATCTAAATTTCCGGTTATACAATGGTCTGCTGAGGATGCGTGCCGGACTGAGCTTGATTTCCTTGCTGAGATTGTTGAAGAAGTAATTAGAGCAGGGGCAAGGGTAATCAATATTCCAGATACTGTCGGTTATATCTCTCCGCAGGAATATGGACAAATTTTTAGTTACTTGCAGGAACATGTTCCTTCTATTAGTAAAGTCGATCTTTCAGCGCATTGCCACGATGACCTTGGAATGTCGATTGCCAACTCCCTTGCAGCTGTATCTGCTGGAGCTGCCCAGGTCGAAGGGACCATTAACGGAATCGGCGAGCGTGCCGGGAATGCTGCGCTCGAGGAGTTCGCGGTCGCCCTCCATATCCGTAAAGATTTCTATAATGCAGAAACAAGGATGAACCTTAAAGAAATCAGCAGAACGAGCAGCCTTGTCAGCAAGCTTACGGGAATGGCTGTTCCAGCTAACAAAGCCGTTGTAGGCAGGAATGCGTTCGCGCATGAGTCAGGAATCCACCAGGATGGAGTGTTAAAAGAGAAAACGACGTACGAAATCATTTCTCCCGAGCTGGTCGGCCTGCAGAATAACTCGATGGTACTCGGTAAGCATTCCGGACGCCATGCATTCAGAAACAGATTGAATGAAATCGGGCTTTCGGTACCTGAGCAGGATATCAATCATTTATTCTCAATATTTAAGGAACTGGCGGACCGCAAAAAGGAAATGACCGATGAGGATCTTGCAGCAATCATCCTAGAAGAGAAGCTGGCGAAAGAACAGCAATATTACAGTCTTGATTCGATTCAGGTCCAGTATGGCACAAACCAGGTTCCAACCGCGACCGTTACCCTGTTTGGCTGTCAAAATGAGCTGATACAGGAAGCATCGACAGGTTCCGGAAGTATTGAAGCTTTATATAATACGCTTGAAAAATGCATGGAAGAAACAGCGAGTTTATTAGATTACCGAATACAGTCTGTTGGAGCTGGCAGAGATGCACTGGCACAGGTGTATGTAAAGCTCGATTTCGGGGGCACGGAAACTAGCGGAAGAGGCTTGGCACAGGACGTGCTTGAAGCTTCTGCTAAAGCTTATCTCAATGCTGTCAACAGAGTCCTGTTTATAGAAGAAACAAAGAAAGTCGCGGTCAATGGCTGA